A single window of Leptospiraceae bacterium DNA harbors:
- a CDS encoding ankyrin repeat domain-containing protein, translated as MKFRLLLISLLVSFSSLSADVNEELLEAVRDANLEKVKILIKSKVNLNAPDAREMTPLLLSCADNNLEIVKTLVEAGADINRKHKETGRTALIYSAANGHVDILRYLLSRPGILVNAKDKEGKTALIHAVFYARKDAIGILLENKANPNARTNVEESALSFAMKGGRPEIVTILKQAGARE; from the coding sequence TTGAAATTTCGTTTACTATTGATTAGCCTCTTAGTCTCATTCTCTTCCTTAAGTGCCGATGTAAATGAGGAACTATTAGAGGCTGTTAGAGATGCAAATCTTGAGAAGGTAAAAATCCTTATCAAGTCTAAAGTCAATCTGAACGCACCGGATGCAAGGGAGATGACCCCCTTGCTTCTTTCTTGTGCAGATAATAATTTAGAAATTGTAAAGACCCTTGTGGAAGCAGGAGCGGATATCAATCGTAAACACAAAGAAACCGGGCGAACTGCCTTGATTTATTCTGCCGCGAATGGTCATGTGGATATTCTTCGTTATCTCCTTTCTCGTCCAGGAATCCTTGTAAATGCAAAAGACAAAGAAGGAAAGACTGCTTTGATTCACGCCGTTTTTTATGCAAGAAAAGATGCGATTGGAATTCTTTTAGAAAACAAAGCAAATCCAAATGCTAGAACCAATGTAGAAGAATCTGCTTTAAGCTTTGCTATGAAGGGAGGAAGGCCTGAGATTGTCACAATTCTAAAACAGGCTGGCGCTAGAGAATAG
- a CDS encoding MaoC family dehydratase N-terminal domain-containing protein — MSETTSTLSKDIVGKKMDRFDFVVESGKIKEFCIAIGETNPIYFDLEAAKKAGYDDIPAPPTFQTSIQFWGYPKIWEDMTSFGIDIKRLLHLKEEYTYLKPLYPGNVWAQSEVVDVKTGKMDMVTFRTTYHNAKNEPCIQAEMAIVIRPN; from the coding sequence ATGAGTGAAACTACGAGCACACTTTCCAAGGACATTGTTGGAAAGAAAATGGACCGTTTTGATTTTGTTGTCGAGAGTGGAAAAATTAAAGAGTTTTGCATTGCTATTGGCGAAACAAATCCAATCTACTTTGACTTGGAAGCTGCAAAGAAAGCGGGTTACGACGATATACCTGCACCACCTACCTTTCAAACATCTATTCAGTTTTGGGGATACCCGAAAATCTGGGAAGACATGACTTCTTTTGGAATCGACATCAAGCGTCTTCTTCATTTAAAAGAAGAGTATACTTACCTGAAACCGCTCTACCCTGGAAATGTTTGGGCACAATCCGAAGTTGTAGATGTTAAAACAGGAAAGATGGACATGGTTACATTTAGAACCACTTACCACAACGCAAAGAACGAGCCTTGCATCCAAGCAGAAATGGCAATCGTCATTCGCCCTAACTAA
- a CDS encoding COX15/CtaA family protein, which translates to MNETLRKSISVVYKLAFLLSVLIFINILFGPLVRATDSGLACPDWPLCHGKVIPPPEFRIWMEVGHRIYSGLLGFVVLALSIIVFKNSELRARFGLLAFTSLVVLVNQVILGKLTVTKLLDPGTVNMHLLNAVFLFTLIVSITAKANYILKTGREEIRLVNWLAIFNSKNLLISLTVFLVYFQLFMGGRVSSNYAGLACPDWPTCNGQWFPAMEGFVKIQMEHRFVAYLIVFLIIVNVAVSIFKSYDPRTRLFLKLALYAVGFQIILGVSNVLFQLPTLVTAAHTGMGVALFILVYTALYYRLLPEDNSL; encoded by the coding sequence ATGAATGAAACTCTTAGGAAATCTATTTCAGTTGTTTATAAGTTAGCTTTCTTACTTTCCGTTTTAATTTTTATTAATATTTTATTTGGACCTCTTGTAAGAGCTACTGATTCAGGACTTGCCTGTCCTGACTGGCCTTTATGTCACGGTAAGGTAATTCCTCCCCCAGAGTTTAGAATCTGGATGGAAGTCGGGCATAGAATCTATTCTGGTCTTTTGGGCTTCGTTGTATTAGCCTTATCTATCATAGTATTTAAAAATTCTGAATTGCGGGCTCGTTTTGGCTTACTGGCATTTACCTCTCTTGTTGTTTTAGTCAATCAAGTTATTTTGGGAAAACTTACTGTTACCAAACTCCTTGACCCTGGAACGGTTAATATGCATTTACTCAATGCGGTTTTTCTTTTTACTTTGATTGTTAGCATTACCGCTAAGGCAAATTATATTTTGAAGACTGGTAGGGAAGAAATTCGACTTGTGAATTGGCTTGCTATTTTTAATTCTAAGAACTTGCTTATATCACTCACTGTATTTTTAGTTTACTTTCAATTGTTTATGGGTGGTCGGGTTAGTTCTAACTATGCGGGGCTTGCTTGTCCTGACTGGCCTACTTGCAATGGTCAATGGTTTCCTGCTATGGAAGGTTTTGTTAAGATTCAAATGGAGCATAGATTTGTTGCCTATTTAATCGTTTTTCTTATTATTGTAAATGTTGCTGTATCCATTTTTAAATCCTATGATCCTAGAACGCGTTTATTTTTAAAACTGGCTCTTTATGCTGTTGGCTTTCAAATTATATTAGGAGTTTCTAATGTTTTATTTCAACTTCCTACACTTGTTACCGCAGCTCATACTGGTATGGGAGTTGCTTTGTTTATCTTAGTCTATACGGCTCTATACTATCGGCTTTTGCCTGAGGATAATTCTCTCTAA
- a CDS encoding MaoC family dehydratase produces MKIEFDKIEVGNEIPSLTLPAITHANLVRYAGASGDFNPIHNDKEFAIANGLDGTIAHGMFVMALIGRACTNWADQKQIKFFGIKFKSMTKLGSVLTCKGTVKRKKEENGEKLITVSVEAIDQNGEVKAGGDLIVACA; encoded by the coding sequence ATGAAAATCGAATTTGATAAAATAGAAGTTGGTAATGAAATTCCTTCTCTCACCCTGCCTGCAATCACTCACGCGAATCTAGTGCGTTATGCGGGAGCGAGTGGAGATTTTAATCCTATTCACAATGACAAAGAATTTGCAATCGCAAATGGTTTAGATGGAACGATCGCACATGGTATGTTTGTGATGGCTCTTATTGGGCGTGCATGCACAAATTGGGCAGACCAAAAACAAATTAAATTCTTCGGGATAAAATTTAAGTCCATGACCAAGCTAGGTTCTGTTCTTACCTGCAAAGGAACCGTTAAAAGAAAGAAAGAAGAGAATGGCGAGAAGCTAATCACTGTTAGCGTCGAAGCAATTGATCAAAACGGAGAAGTAAAAGCCGGTGGCGATTTAATCGTTGCTTGTGCTTAA